The following coding sequences lie in one Streptomyces xiamenensis genomic window:
- a CDS encoding M28 family metallopeptidase, translating into MTYRRPAVPVIALSLALAAGLAGGATAAPAPTGATPPTTAAAPDIEVDRVLGHLTELESIAAAHGGNRAHGQPGYAASLDYIEGLLEEAGYETSRHAFTNAGITSWNLIATWPHAATDEVLMAGAHLDSVRSGAGVNDNGSGSAAVLEVALAVAGADLRPQKELRFGWWGAEELGMVGSRAYVASLGATERARFGEYLNFDMIGSPNAGYFVYDDDAAIAALFTDWFAARGIPTEPATAARNSSDHVPFRSAGIPVGGLFTGAGNTMTAAQAAQWNGTAGVAFDPCYHRACDTLDNIDQTALDLNTDALAHVLWELGS; encoded by the coding sequence ATGACCTACCGCCGTCCGGCCGTGCCCGTCATCGCCCTCTCCCTCGCTCTCGCCGCCGGACTCGCCGGCGGTGCCACCGCCGCACCCGCCCCCACGGGAGCCACGCCCCCCACGACGGCCGCCGCGCCCGACATCGAGGTGGACCGGGTCCTGGGCCACCTCACCGAGCTGGAGTCCATCGCCGCCGCGCACGGCGGCAACCGCGCGCACGGCCAGCCCGGTTACGCCGCCTCCCTCGACTACATCGAGGGCCTGCTGGAGGAGGCCGGGTACGAGACCAGCCGCCACGCCTTCACCAACGCCGGCATCACCAGCTGGAACCTCATCGCCACCTGGCCGCACGCCGCCACCGACGAGGTGCTGATGGCCGGGGCCCACCTGGACTCGGTACGGTCCGGGGCGGGCGTCAACGACAACGGTTCGGGGTCCGCGGCGGTCCTGGAGGTGGCGCTGGCGGTCGCCGGGGCCGACCTGCGCCCGCAGAAGGAGCTGCGGTTCGGCTGGTGGGGCGCGGAGGAACTGGGCATGGTCGGCTCGCGCGCCTACGTCGCCTCGCTCGGCGCCACGGAACGCGCCCGGTTCGGCGAGTACCTGAACTTCGACATGATCGGCTCCCCGAACGCCGGTTACTTCGTCTACGACGACGACGCGGCGATCGCGGCGCTGTTCACCGACTGGTTCGCGGCGCGCGGCATCCCCACCGAGCCGGCCACCGCCGCCCGCAACAGCTCCGACCACGTCCCGTTCCGCAGCGCCGGCATCCCGGTGGGCGGCCTGTTCACCGGGGCGGGCAACACGATGACGGCGGCCCAGGCGGCGCAGTGGAACGGTACGGCGGGCGTCGCCTTCGACCCCTGCTACCACCGGGCGTGCGACACCCTCGACAACATCGATCAGACGGCGCTCGACCTCAACACGGACGCGCTGGCGCACGTCCTGTGGGAGCTGGGCTCCTGA
- a CDS encoding AraC family transcriptional regulator translates to MDALAQLLYEVRSDGALFSRNLMAPPWSVGFAARTPLTLVTMVRGTGHIHPGGGAAPVAAGPGDVAIVVGAEPFTVADSPDPGTAPLYVVHGPDLCTTADGEAISDDLLLSLRTCGNCLECPEAILLTGTYQVGGRVSERLLRALPRVLVVAHGDGPRPILDLAALEISRDDPGQQAVLDRLLDLLLLATLREWFARPEADPPGWYRALGDPVVGPALRLIHDRPARAWTVEALAAESGVSRATFARRFTELVGEPPMAYLTGWRLAQAADLLARTDATVESIAHQVGYGSAFGLSVAFQRVYGVRPSHHRQAVRA, encoded by the coding sequence ATGGACGCACTCGCCCAACTGCTGTACGAGGTACGGTCCGACGGCGCCCTCTTCAGCCGGAACCTGATGGCCCCGCCCTGGTCGGTGGGGTTCGCCGCCCGGACCCCGCTGACCCTGGTCACCATGGTGCGCGGCACCGGCCACATCCACCCGGGCGGCGGGGCCGCGCCCGTCGCGGCCGGGCCGGGCGATGTGGCCATCGTGGTGGGGGCCGAGCCGTTCACCGTCGCCGATTCCCCGGATCCCGGCACCGCCCCGCTGTACGTCGTGCACGGCCCCGACCTCTGCACGACGGCGGACGGCGAGGCGATCAGTGACGATCTGCTGCTCTCCCTGCGCACCTGCGGCAACTGCCTGGAGTGCCCGGAGGCGATCCTGCTCACCGGCACCTACCAGGTCGGGGGCCGCGTCTCCGAGCGGCTGCTGCGCGCGCTGCCCCGGGTGCTGGTCGTCGCGCACGGCGACGGGCCCCGGCCGATCCTCGACCTCGCCGCGCTGGAGATCAGCCGGGACGACCCCGGCCAGCAGGCCGTTCTTGACCGGCTGCTCGACCTGCTGCTGCTCGCCACCCTGCGCGAGTGGTTCGCCCGTCCCGAGGCCGATCCGCCGGGCTGGTACCGCGCGTTGGGCGATCCGGTGGTGGGCCCGGCGCTGCGGCTGATCCACGACCGGCCGGCCAGGGCCTGGACGGTGGAGGCGCTGGCCGCCGAATCCGGCGTCTCCCGGGCCACGTTCGCGCGCCGCTTCACCGAACTCGTCGGCGAGCCGCCGATGGCGTACCTGACGGGCTGGCGGCTGGCCCAGGCGGCCGACCTGCTGGCCCGCACCGACGCCACGGTGGAGTCGATCGCCCACCAGGTCGGCTACGGCAGCGCGTTCGGGCTGAGTGTGGCGTTCCAGCGGGTGTACGGGGTCCGGCCCAGCCACCATCGGCAGGCGGTCAGGGCGTGA
- a CDS encoding NmrA family NAD(P)-binding protein — protein sequence MTSTATTTVQPVLVLGATGKTGRRVAAGLRERGHTVREATRRGRTRFDWYDENTWEPALEGVRAAYLVDSQRADAATPLRAFGKLAVERGVRRLVFLSARDWVVPAGEEKLPGERAVRESGAEWTILKPSWFAQNFSEDPFFLSQVLDGELAWSTGQGVEPYVDARDIAEVAIAALTEDGHAGQAYELTGPRTLGTGEVAALIARATGRDLRYRPLTPEEFRRHATGRGLDGEYADLLNELFGWIAESRFGTLADGVQRALGRAPRDITDYVRETAGTGVWHP from the coding sequence ATGACAAGCACAGCGACAACGACAGTACAGCCCGTCCTGGTCCTGGGCGCCACCGGCAAGACCGGTCGCCGGGTGGCCGCCGGGCTGCGGGAACGCGGCCACACCGTCCGGGAGGCGACGCGCCGCGGGCGGACCCGCTTCGACTGGTACGACGAGAACACCTGGGAGCCGGCCCTCGAAGGGGTCCGCGCGGCCTATCTGGTCGACTCGCAGCGCGCGGACGCGGCCACACCACTGCGCGCCTTCGGCAAGCTGGCGGTCGAACGCGGCGTGCGGCGGCTGGTGTTCCTGTCCGCCCGGGACTGGGTGGTGCCGGCGGGCGAGGAGAAGCTGCCGGGCGAGCGCGCGGTGCGCGAGTCGGGAGCGGAGTGGACCATCCTGAAGCCGTCCTGGTTCGCGCAGAACTTCAGCGAGGATCCGTTCTTCCTGAGCCAGGTCCTGGACGGCGAGCTCGCCTGGTCCACCGGGCAGGGCGTCGAACCGTACGTCGACGCCCGGGACATCGCCGAGGTGGCGATCGCCGCGCTGACCGAGGACGGCCACGCCGGGCAGGCGTACGAACTGACCGGGCCGCGCACGCTGGGCACCGGCGAGGTGGCGGCCCTGATCGCGCGGGCCACGGGCCGGGACCTCCGCTACCGCCCGCTGACGCCCGAGGAGTTCCGGCGCCACGCCACCGGCCGTGGCCTGGACGGCGAGTACGCGGACCTGCTGAACGAGTTGTTCGGCTGGATCGCGGAGAGCCGGTTCGGCACCCTGGCGGACGGCGTCCAGCGGGCGCTGGGGCGCGCGCCGCGCGACATCACCGAC